The genomic segment GGAATACGTCATTGCGCACCACTTCGCGCATCTGGCGCACGATGAAGATCGCTTCGCGCTCTGGTTTGGCGAGGTCGTGACCCGCACGGCACATCTGATGGCGAGCTGGCAGTGCGTCGGCTTCGCCCACGGCGTCATGAATACCGACAATATGTCGATTCTCGGGCTGACGATGGATTACGGCCCGTATGGTTTTCTGGATGACTATCAGCCGGGCTTTATCTGCAACCACACGGATCACCAGGGCCGCTATGCGTTCGACAACCAGCCGGGCGTCGGCTTATGGAACCTGCAACGCCTGGCGCAGGCGCTGTCGCCGGTGATCCCGGCAGAGCGGCTTAATGCGCTTCTGGATGAATACCAGCCCGTTCTGCTACGCGAGTGGGGCAAACAGATGCGAGCGAAGCTCGGCTTTACGGTGGAAAAAGAGGGCGACAACGATTATCTGCGTGAACTGCTGACGCTGATGGCGCGCGAGGGCAGCGACTATACGCGCACTTTCAGGATGCTGAGCGTGACCGAGCAGCGCTCATCGGCCTCGCCGCTGCGCGATGAGTTTATCGACCGCGCCACCTTTGACGCCTGGTTTGCACGCTATCGCGCACGGCTGGCGGAGGAAGGCGTTGAAGATGACGCGCGCCAGACGCTGATGAAATCGGTTAACCCGGCGCTGGTGCTGCGTAACTGGCTGGCCCAGCGTGCGATAGAAGCGGCAGAGCGCGACGACCCGAGCGAACTTACGCGGCTGCTGGAGGCGTTGAGAGATCCGTTTGCCGATCGTGACGATGACTACACGCACCGTCCGCCAGACTGGGGTAAACATCTTGAAGTGAGTTGTTCAAGCTGAGTGCATAAAAAAGGGGAAACCGTCC from the Cronobacter condimenti 1330 genome contains:
- the selO gene encoding protein adenylyltransferase SelO — its product is MSQNPRFTATWRDELPGFYTELTPTPLANSRLLCHNAPLAQALKLPDTLFDYQGPAGVLGGETLLPGMAPLAQVYSGHQFGVWAGQLGDGRGILLGEQRLKDGRKVDWHLKGAGLTPYSRMGDGRAVLRSTVREFLASEAMHGLRIPTTRALSIVTSDTPVRRETTERGAMLIRIAESHVRFGHFEHFYYRREPEKVRELAEYVIAHHFAHLAHDEDRFALWFGEVVTRTAHLMASWQCVGFAHGVMNTDNMSILGLTMDYGPYGFLDDYQPGFICNHTDHQGRYAFDNQPGVGLWNLQRLAQALSPVIPAERLNALLDEYQPVLLREWGKQMRAKLGFTVEKEGDNDYLRELLTLMAREGSDYTRTFRMLSVTEQRSSASPLRDEFIDRATFDAWFARYRARLAEEGVEDDARQTLMKSVNPALVLRNWLAQRAIEAAERDDPSELTRLLEALRDPFADRDDDYTHRPPDWGKHLEVSCSS